Proteins encoded by one window of Actinocorallia herbida:
- a CDS encoding enoyl-CoA hydratase/isomerase family protein: MIGLTWHGGTVAEITLDRPKALNALSTAMAEELARVCAEVGASRAHAVVLSASGEKAFCVGADLKERNGMSDADLLRQRPVFRAAFGAVLGLPQPVVAAVHGFALGGGTELALSCDLIAAQPGTVFGLPEVSIGLVPGGGGTQLMARRVGPAKAADLVLTGRKVAFEEAVALGIVDRPAPEGGARDTALETARAIAANSPIATRAAKRALRNGAPLDLVSAMDVEDNAWRTTAMSADRREGIAAFNEKRTPDWPGV; the protein is encoded by the coding sequence GTGATCGGGCTCACGTGGCACGGTGGTACCGTCGCGGAGATCACTCTGGACCGGCCGAAGGCGCTCAACGCCCTGTCGACCGCGATGGCCGAGGAGCTCGCCCGGGTGTGCGCCGAGGTCGGCGCGTCCCGCGCGCACGCGGTGGTGCTCTCGGCGAGCGGCGAGAAGGCGTTCTGCGTCGGCGCCGACCTCAAGGAGCGCAACGGCATGAGCGACGCCGACCTGCTGCGCCAGCGGCCGGTGTTCCGGGCCGCGTTCGGCGCGGTGCTCGGCCTGCCGCAGCCCGTCGTGGCCGCGGTGCACGGCTTCGCGCTCGGCGGCGGCACCGAGCTCGCCCTGTCCTGCGACCTCATCGCGGCCCAGCCCGGCACGGTCTTCGGGCTGCCCGAGGTGTCGATCGGGCTCGTCCCGGGCGGCGGCGGCACCCAGCTCATGGCCCGCCGCGTCGGCCCGGCCAAGGCCGCCGACCTCGTCCTCACCGGCCGGAAGGTCGCCTTCGAGGAGGCGGTCGCGCTCGGCATCGTGGACCGGCCGGCCCCCGAGGGCGGCGCCCGTGACACCGCGCTGGAGACGGCCAGGGCGATCGCCGCGAACTCGCCCATCGCGACCCGGGCCGCCAAGCGGGCGCTGCGCAACGGCGCGCCGCTCGACCTGGTGTCGGCGATGGACGTCGAGGACAACGCGTGGCGGACCACCGCGATGTCGGCCGACCGCCGGGAGGGCATCGCGGCCTTCAACGAGAAGCGCACCCCGGACTGGCCGGGCGTCTGA
- a CDS encoding acyl-CoA dehydrogenase family protein, with protein MIDFSLTEEQTALRDTVTAFAREAVAPVIGDYYEKGHFPYDLVAGMGKMGLFGLPFPEEYGGMGGDYFTFCLALEELARVDSSVAITLEAGVGLGAMPVFRFGTEEQKQRHLPSLLSGARLAGFGLTEPGGGSDVPGGMRTTAVLDGDTWVINGSKCFITNSGTDITEFVTVTALTGEREISTIIVPNGTPGFKVGPEYSKVGWRASDTRELWFDDVRVPAANLLGERGRGYAQFLRILDEGRIAIAALSVGLAQGCVDESLRYVKERAAFGRPIGEYQAIQFKIADMERRAWTARVAYYAAAAKLLAGQPFKKEAAIAKLTASDAAMDNSRDATQIFGGYGFMNEFPVGRFYRDAKILEIGEGTSEVQRMIIARELGVSA; from the coding sequence GTGATCGACTTCAGCCTCACCGAGGAGCAGACGGCGCTGCGCGACACCGTCACCGCGTTCGCGCGGGAGGCCGTCGCGCCCGTCATCGGCGACTACTACGAGAAGGGCCACTTCCCCTACGACCTGGTCGCCGGGATGGGGAAGATGGGCCTGTTCGGGCTGCCGTTCCCCGAGGAGTACGGGGGCATGGGCGGTGACTACTTCACCTTCTGCCTGGCGCTGGAGGAACTCGCGCGGGTGGACTCGTCGGTGGCGATCACGCTGGAGGCCGGGGTCGGGCTGGGCGCGATGCCGGTGTTCCGGTTCGGGACCGAGGAGCAGAAGCAGCGCCATCTGCCGTCGCTGCTGTCGGGCGCGCGCCTGGCGGGGTTCGGGCTGACCGAGCCGGGCGGCGGCTCGGATGTGCCGGGCGGCATGCGCACGACCGCGGTGCTGGACGGCGACACCTGGGTCATCAACGGGTCGAAGTGCTTCATCACGAATTCCGGTACCGACATCACCGAGTTCGTCACGGTCACCGCGCTCACCGGTGAGCGGGAGATCTCCACGATCATCGTGCCGAACGGCACGCCCGGCTTCAAGGTCGGCCCGGAGTACTCCAAGGTCGGCTGGCGCGCCTCCGACACCCGCGAGCTGTGGTTCGACGACGTGCGGGTGCCCGCGGCGAACCTGCTGGGTGAGCGCGGCCGGGGCTACGCCCAGTTCCTGCGCATCCTGGACGAGGGCCGCATCGCCATCGCCGCCCTGTCGGTGGGACTCGCCCAGGGCTGCGTCGACGAGAGCCTGCGCTACGTCAAGGAACGGGCCGCGTTCGGCCGGCCGATCGGGGAGTACCAGGCCATCCAGTTCAAGATCGCCGACATGGAACGCCGCGCCTGGACCGCCCGCGTCGCCTACTACGCCGCCGCCGCGAAACTCCTGGCCGGGCAGCCCTTCAAGAAGGAGGCCGCCATCGCCAAGCTCACCGCCTCCGACGCCGCCATGGACAACTCCCGCGACGCCACCCAGATCTTCGGCGGCTACGGCTTCATGAACGAATTCCCCGTCGGCCGCTTCTACCGCGACGCCAAGATCCTCGAGATCGGCGAAGGCACCTCCGAGGTGCAGCGCATGATCATCGCGCGCGAGCTGGGGGTGAGCGCGTGA
- a CDS encoding hydroxymethylglutaryl-CoA lyase, which produces MNLPERVTIYEVGPRDGLQNEKAVVPVAVKAEFLTRLAATGLKVIEATSFVHPKWVPQLADAADLLAALDRAPGVRHPVLVPNERGLDRALESGVSDVAIFASATESFARRNLNRSMDEQYAMFEPVVTRAREAGLWVRAYLSMAFGDPWEGDVPVAQVAEAGRRLFDLGIHELSLGDTIGVGTAGRVQELIAAFDSPEPLAVHFHDTYGQALANTLAALQAGVTTVDSSAGGLGGCPYAESATGNLATEDLVWMLDGLGISHGVSLDALVETSVWMAERLGRPSPSRVVTARSSS; this is translated from the coding sequence ATGAACCTGCCAGAGCGCGTCACCATCTACGAGGTCGGTCCGCGCGACGGCCTCCAGAACGAGAAGGCCGTCGTCCCGGTGGCCGTCAAAGCCGAGTTCCTCACTCGGCTCGCCGCTACGGGGTTGAAGGTGATCGAGGCGACCAGCTTCGTGCATCCGAAGTGGGTGCCGCAGCTCGCGGACGCGGCGGACCTCCTGGCCGCGCTCGATCGTGCGCCGGGCGTGCGCCACCCCGTGCTGGTGCCGAACGAGCGCGGCCTGGACCGCGCGCTCGAGTCCGGCGTGAGCGACGTCGCCATCTTCGCCAGCGCGACGGAGTCCTTCGCGCGGCGCAACCTCAACCGGTCGATGGACGAGCAGTACGCGATGTTCGAGCCCGTCGTCACCCGCGCGCGTGAAGCGGGCCTGTGGGTGCGGGCTTATCTCTCGATGGCCTTCGGCGACCCGTGGGAGGGCGATGTGCCCGTCGCGCAGGTCGCCGAGGCCGGGCGGCGCCTCTTCGACCTGGGCATCCACGAGCTCAGCCTCGGCGACACCATCGGCGTCGGCACGGCGGGCCGGGTGCAGGAGCTGATCGCGGCGTTCGACAGCCCCGAGCCTTTGGCCGTGCATTTCCACGACACCTACGGCCAGGCCCTGGCCAACACCCTCGCCGCCCTCCAAGCGGGCGTCACCACCGTGGACTCCTCCGCGGGCGGCCTCGGCGGCTGCCCTTACGCGGAGTCCGCCACCGGCAACCTCGCCACCGAGGACCTGGTCTGGATGCTCGACGGCCTCGGCATCTCCCACGGCGTCAGCCTCGACGCGCTCGTCGAGACCAGTGTCTGGATGGCCGAGCGCCTGGGCCGTCCCTCCCCTTCCCGCGTCGTCACCGCAAGGAGCAGCTCGTGA
- a CDS encoding acetyl/propionyl/methylcrotonyl-CoA carboxylase subunit alpha — protein sequence MFSAVLIANRGEIAVRVLRTLRRLGVRGVAVYAPDDAAAPHVRLADAAVEIPSYLDGAAVIAAALATGAEAIHPGYGFLSENAAFARDCAAAGLVFVGPPPSAIDAMGDKIAAKETVAAAGVPVVPGRSGRGLEDGELVAAALEVGLPVLLKPSAGGGGKGMRLVTEPGELGDAIASARREARGAFGDDTLLIERFVTAPRHIEVQIFADAHGAVVHLAERECSLQRRHQKIIEEAPSPFLTPAERAALGASAVDAARAIGYVGAGTVEFIVAGDGARAGDGSADGRPEGAYFMEMNTRLQVEHPVTELVTGLDLVELQLRAAAGEPLPFGQADVVLDGHAVEARIYAEDPSRGFLPTGGRILLLEEPPGARVDSGIVAGGEVGSRYDPMLAKVIAHGRDRAEALRALDSALASYTLLGVPTNTGFLRDLLARPEVGAGELDTGLVERVLPELTGRETPAWVPAAAALARMRAVAPTGDGPWDATDGWRLGEAAWSPHALVVDAAEHVEVRTRAAEVSIDGGDPVPAALDGDAIVFAGRRIPHRRVTGPDGTVWIGAEGRTWAVRERERTLRAGASAAAGGVLRSPMPGTVLAVKVAEGDEVGEGQPIVVVEAMKMEHTVTAAVAGTVTAVPVRAGVQVALDEVLAEITPKEAAG from the coding sequence ATGTTCAGCGCAGTGCTCATCGCCAACCGCGGCGAGATCGCCGTCCGGGTCCTGCGGACCCTCCGCCGCCTCGGCGTGCGCGGCGTCGCCGTGTACGCGCCCGACGACGCGGCGGCCCCGCACGTCCGGCTCGCCGACGCCGCCGTGGAGATCCCGTCCTACCTGGACGGCGCGGCCGTCATCGCCGCGGCCCTGGCCACCGGCGCGGAGGCGATCCACCCCGGCTACGGCTTCCTGTCGGAGAACGCCGCGTTCGCCCGCGACTGCGCGGCCGCCGGCCTGGTGTTCGTCGGCCCGCCGCCCTCCGCGATCGACGCGATGGGCGACAAGATCGCCGCCAAGGAGACCGTCGCCGCGGCCGGTGTGCCCGTCGTGCCGGGCCGCAGCGGACGCGGCCTGGAGGACGGGGAGCTGGTGGCCGCGGCCTTGGAGGTCGGCCTGCCCGTCCTGCTCAAGCCCTCGGCGGGCGGCGGCGGCAAGGGCATGCGCCTGGTCACCGAGCCGGGCGAGCTGGGCGACGCCATCGCCTCGGCCCGCCGCGAGGCACGCGGCGCCTTCGGCGACGACACGCTCCTCATCGAGCGCTTCGTCACCGCCCCGCGCCACATCGAGGTGCAGATCTTCGCCGACGCCCACGGCGCCGTCGTCCATCTGGCCGAACGCGAGTGCAGTCTCCAGCGCCGCCACCAGAAGATCATCGAAGAGGCCCCCTCCCCCTTCCTCACCCCGGCCGAACGCGCGGCCCTGGGCGCCTCCGCGGTGGACGCCGCCCGGGCCATCGGCTACGTGGGCGCGGGCACCGTCGAGTTCATCGTCGCGGGCGACGGCGCCAGGGCGGGCGACGGGTCCGCGGACGGGCGTCCCGAGGGCGCCTACTTCATGGAGATGAACACGCGGCTCCAGGTCGAGCACCCCGTGACCGAGCTGGTCACCGGGCTGGACCTGGTGGAGCTCCAGCTCCGGGCCGCCGCGGGTGAGCCGCTGCCGTTCGGGCAGGCGGACGTGGTGCTCGACGGGCACGCGGTCGAGGCGCGGATCTATGCCGAGGACCCCTCGCGGGGGTTCCTTCCGACGGGCGGGAGGATCCTGCTCCTGGAGGAGCCGCCCGGCGCGCGGGTGGACTCGGGGATCGTCGCGGGCGGCGAGGTCGGCAGCCGGTACGACCCGATGCTCGCCAAGGTGATCGCGCACGGGCGGGACAGGGCCGAGGCCCTGCGCGCGCTGGACTCCGCGCTCGCCTCCTACACGCTGCTCGGGGTGCCGACGAACACGGGTTTCCTGCGCGATCTGCTGGCCAGGCCCGAGGTCGGGGCGGGTGAGCTGGACACGGGCCTCGTGGAGCGCGTCCTGCCGGAGCTGACCGGGCGGGAGACCCCCGCGTGGGTCCCGGCCGCGGCGGCGCTGGCGCGGATGCGGGCGGTCGCGCCGACCGGGGACGGGCCCTGGGACGCGACGGACGGCTGGCGGCTCGGCGAGGCCGCCTGGAGCCCGCACGCCCTCGTCGTGGACGCCGCCGAGCACGTCGAGGTGCGCACCCGCGCGGCCGAGGTCTCGATCGACGGGGGTGACCCCGTCCCGGCGGCGCTCGACGGCGACGCGATCGTCTTCGCCGGACGCCGGATCCCCCACCGGCGCGTCACCGGCCCCGACGGGACCGTGTGGATCGGCGCGGAGGGCAGGACCTGGGCGGTGCGGGAGCGGGAGCGCACCCTGCGCGCCGGGGCCTCCGCCGCGGCGGGCGGCGTCCTGCGCAGCCCGATGCCCGGGACGGTCCTCGCCGTGAAGGTCGCCGAAGGCGACGAGGTGGGCGAAGGGCAGCCGATCGTCGTCGTGGAGGCGATGAAGATGGAGCACACCGTGACCGCGGCCGTCGCCGGGACCGTCACGGCGGTGCCGGTGCGGGCGGGCGTCCAGGTGGCGCTGGACGAGGTGCTCGCCGAGATCACCCCGAAGGAGGCGGCCGGATGA
- a CDS encoding carboxyl transferase domain-containing protein, translating to MLPGRVDLTDDQRDHNAAANRALVAELREHLAEAALGGPARSRERHVARGKLLPRDRVDRLLDPGSPFLELAPLAAHGLYGGDAPGAGMIAGIGRVSGRECVVIANDATVKGGTYFPMTVKKHLRAQEVALHNRLPSIALVDSGGAFLPMQDEVFPDREHFGRIFYNQANLSKLGVAQISAVMGSCTAGGAYVPAMSDETVIVREQGTIFLGGPPLVKAATGEVVTAEELGGGDLHSRVSGVTDHLADDDEDALRIVREIIATLGPRQAVPWETAKAAEPLYDPSELYGIVPPDPRTPYDVRSVIARLVDGSEFTEFKKEYGTTLVTGFAHLHGHPVGIIANNGILFAESAMKGAHFIELCDRRSIPLVFLQNISGFMVGRDYEAGGIAKHGAKMVTAVSCARVPKLTVIIGGSYGAGNYAMCGRAYSPRFLWMWPNARISVMGGEQAASVLTTVGDTDPEAVRAQYETQGSPYYSTARLWDDGVIDPADTRRVLGLALAAAANAPLDDVGYGVFRM from the coding sequence GTGCTGCCGGGCCGCGTCGACCTCACCGACGACCAGCGCGACCACAACGCGGCGGCCAACCGCGCGCTGGTCGCGGAACTGCGCGAGCACCTGGCCGAAGCCGCCCTGGGCGGTCCCGCGCGTTCGCGCGAGCGGCATGTGGCGCGCGGCAAGCTGCTGCCGCGCGACCGGGTCGACCGGCTCCTCGACCCCGGCTCGCCCTTCCTCGAGCTCGCCCCGCTCGCCGCGCACGGCCTCTACGGCGGCGACGCCCCGGGCGCGGGCATGATCGCGGGAATCGGCCGGGTCTCGGGCCGCGAGTGCGTCGTCATCGCCAACGACGCCACGGTCAAGGGCGGCACCTACTTCCCGATGACGGTGAAGAAGCACCTGCGCGCCCAGGAGGTGGCCCTGCACAACCGGCTGCCCTCGATCGCGCTGGTCGACTCCGGCGGGGCCTTCCTGCCGATGCAGGACGAGGTCTTCCCCGACCGGGAGCACTTCGGCCGGATCTTCTACAACCAGGCGAACCTCTCCAAGCTCGGCGTCGCGCAGATCTCCGCCGTCATGGGCTCCTGCACCGCAGGGGGCGCCTATGTCCCGGCGATGAGCGACGAGACGGTCATCGTCCGGGAGCAGGGCACGATCTTCCTCGGCGGGCCTCCCCTGGTGAAGGCCGCGACGGGCGAGGTCGTCACGGCCGAGGAGCTGGGCGGCGGGGACCTCCACTCCCGCGTCTCCGGGGTCACCGACCACCTCGCCGACGACGACGAGGACGCGCTCCGCATCGTCCGGGAGATCATCGCCACGCTCGGGCCGCGCCAGGCCGTCCCATGGGAGACGGCCAAGGCCGCCGAGCCGCTCTATGACCCGTCGGAGCTGTACGGGATCGTCCCGCCCGACCCGCGCACCCCCTACGACGTGCGCTCGGTCATCGCCCGTCTGGTGGACGGAAGCGAGTTCACCGAGTTCAAGAAGGAGTACGGCACCACCCTCGTCACCGGGTTCGCCCATCTGCACGGGCACCCGGTCGGGATCATCGCCAACAACGGCATCCTGTTCGCGGAGTCGGCGATGAAGGGCGCGCACTTCATCGAACTGTGCGACCGGCGCTCGATCCCGCTGGTGTTCCTCCAGAACATCTCGGGGTTCATGGTCGGCCGCGACTACGAGGCCGGGGGCATCGCCAAGCACGGCGCGAAAATGGTCACGGCCGTCTCCTGCGCGCGGGTGCCGAAGCTCACCGTGATCATCGGCGGCTCCTACGGGGCGGGGAACTACGCGATGTGCGGCCGGGCCTATTCGCCCCGCTTCCTGTGGATGTGGCCGAACGCGCGGATCTCCGTCATGGGCGGCGAGCAGGCCGCGTCCGTCCTGACGACCGTCGGCGACACCGACCCCGAGGCCGTCCGCGCCCAGTACGAGACGCAGGGCAGCCCCTACTACTCCACCGCGCGGCTGTGGGACGACGGCGTCATCGACCCCGCCGACACCCGCCGCGTCCTCGGCCTCGCCCTCGCGGCGGCCGCCAACGCCCCCCTCGACGACGTCGGCTACGGCGTCTTCCGGATGTGA
- a CDS encoding TetR/AcrR family transcriptional regulator, whose translation MEIGTRERRAQILAAATDLFARRGYHGVSISELGAAVGLTGPALYRHFKGKEALLAEILLDISTRLHRGGVARAGAAADPLDALLEWQISFALDHPALITVHERELPHVPEAPRREIRRIQRAYVEEWVAVVGARVPRPEAETRAAVHAAIGLINSTPYSADGLARPEMAALLHTMAKAALLAPPASPPTAAAVREAPRARLDRPI comes from the coding sequence ATGGAGATCGGTACCCGCGAACGACGCGCTCAGATCTTGGCCGCGGCGACGGATCTGTTCGCGCGGCGCGGCTACCACGGCGTGTCGATCTCGGAGCTCGGCGCGGCCGTCGGCCTCACCGGACCCGCCCTTTACCGGCACTTCAAGGGCAAGGAGGCGCTGCTCGCGGAGATCCTCCTGGACATCAGCACCCGGCTGCACCGCGGCGGCGTCGCGCGCGCCGGGGCCGCGGCCGATCCGCTGGACGCGCTGCTGGAATGGCAGATCTCCTTCGCGCTCGACCATCCCGCCCTCATCACCGTGCACGAGCGCGAGCTTCCCCACGTGCCCGAGGCCCCGCGGCGCGAGATCCGCAGGATCCAGCGCGCCTATGTGGAGGAATGGGTGGCCGTCGTCGGCGCCCGGGTGCCCCGCCCCGAGGCCGAGACCAGGGCCGCCGTGCACGCCGCCATCGGCCTGATCAACTCCACCCCCTACAGCGCCGACGGCCTTGCCCGCCCCGAGATGGCCGCCCTGCTGCACACGATGGCCAAGGCCGCCCTGCTGGCCCCGCCCGCATCCCCGCCGACCGCGGCGGCCGTACGGGAAGCGCCCCGGGCGCGACTTGACCGCCCGATCTGA